In one window of Gossypium arboreum isolate Shixiya-1 chromosome 4, ASM2569848v2, whole genome shotgun sequence DNA:
- the LOC108472665 gene encoding 3-hydroxy-3-methylglutaryl-coenzyme A reductase 1-like codes for MEARWRSSAKPVQAPKTTKTVSFEEVSGKASSSEALPLSLHLTNAVFFSLFFSVVYFLLSRWREKIRTSTPLHLVNLSEIVAIFAFIASFVYLLGFFGIDFVQSLILRPSTDLWNSEDEEENEALLRKEDARKIPCGQALDCSVTSAPIISAQKVVDEKLVKLTTEEDEEIIKAIVAGTTPSYSLESKLGDCKRAASIRREALGRITGKSLSGLPLDGFDYESILGQCCEMPIGYVQIPVGIAGPLLLNGKEYSVPMATTEGCLVASTSRGCKAIHLSGGASSVLLKDGMTRAPVVRFGTAKRAADLKFYLEDPENFETLAVVFNRSSRFARLQGIKCVIAGKNLYLRFTCSTGDAMGMNMVSKGVQNVLDFLQTDFPDMDVIGISGNFCSDKKPAAVNWIEGRGKSVVCEAIIKGDVVRKVLKTSVESLVELNMLKNLTGSAMAGALGGFNAHASNIVSAVYIATGQDPAQNIESSHCITMMEAVNEGNDLHISVTMPSIEVGTVGGGTQLASQSACLNLLGVKGASQESPGANSRRLATIVAGAVLAGELSLMSALAAGQLVKSHMKYNRLSKDVSKTSS; via the exons ATGGAGGCCCGCTGGAGATCGTCGGCTAAACCCGTTCAAGCTCCGAAAACAACGAAAACGGTTTCTTTTGAGGAAGTTTCCGGCAAAGCCTCCTCCTCCGAAGCATTGCCTCTCTCTTTACATCTAACGAATGCTGTGTTCTTCTCGCTGTTTTTCTCTGTGGTTTATTTTCTTCTTTCCCGTTGGCGTGAAAAGATCCGTACTTCCACGCCCCTTCACCTCGTCAACCTTTCAGAGATCGTCGCGATTTTCGCTTTTATCGCCTCGTTTGTTTATCTTTTGGGGTTCTTCGGGATTGATTTCGTTCAGTCTTTGATCCTCCGACCGTCGACTGACCTTTGGAATTCCGAGGACGAAGAGGAAAATGAAGCTTTGCTTCGTAAAGAAGATGCTCGTAAAATCCCTTGTGGCCAAGCTCTTGATTGTTCGGTAACCTCGGCACCAATTATATCTGCCCAGAAAGTGGTCGATGAAAAGCTTGTGAAATTAACAACCGAGGAAGATGAAGAAATAATTAAAGCCATTGTGGCGGGAACAACTCCTTCATATTCTTTGGAATCCAAATTAGGTGATTGCAAGAGAGCGGCTTCCATCAGGCGTGAGGCATTAGGGAGAATAACCGGGAAGTCgttatcgggattacccttggaTGGATTCGATTATGAGTCAATTTTAGGACAATGTTGTGAGATGCCGATTGGGTACGTACAGATTCCCGTGGGAATTGCTGGGCCGTTGTTGCTTAATGGAAAAGAGTACTCGGTTCCTATGGCAACCACGGAGGGTTGCTTGGTGGCTAGCACTAGTAGGGGATGTAAGGCTATTCATTTGTCTGGTGGTGCTTCTAGTGTTCTATTGAAAGATGGGATGACTAGAGCTCCTGTTGTAAGGTTCGGCACCGCCAAAAGGGCAGctgatttaaagttttatttggaGGATCCTGAAAATTTTGAGACCTTGGCTGTTGTTTTTAACAg ATCAAGTAGATTTGCTAGGCTTCAAGGTATTAAATGTGTCATTGCAGGGAAGAATCTTTATTTGAGATTCACCTGCAGTACTGGCGATGCTATGGGGATGAACATGGTTTCAAAGGGTGTCCAAAACGTTTTGGATTTCCTTCAAACTGATTTCCCTGACATGGATGTCATTGGCATCTCTG GAAACTTCTGTTCCGACAAGAAGCCCGCGGCGGTAAATTGGATTGAAGGACGAGGCAAATCTGTTGTCTGCGAGGCCATCATTAAGGGTGATGTGGTGAGGAAAGTCTTGAAGACTAGTGTGGAATCCCTTGTGGAGCTTAACATGCTTAAGAACCTTACAGGATCCGCCATGGCCGGAGCTTTGGGTGGATTCAATGCCCATGCTAGTAACATTGTCTCTGCAGTTTACATTGCCACCGGTCAAGATCCGGCTCAAAACATCGAGAGCTCTCATTGCATCACGATGATGGAAGCTGTCAACGAGGGCAATGACCTTCACATCTCTGTTACGATGCCTTCCATCGAG GTTGGCACGGTTGGTGGTGGAACTCAACTTGCATCTCAGTCAGCATGTTTGAACCTGCTAGGGGTGAAAGGTGCTAGCCAAGAGTCACCAGGTGCAAACTCAAGACGGCTTGCAACCATAGTAGCTGGTGCAGTCCTTGCAGGGGAGCTGTCACTCATGTCAGCACTGGCAGCTGGGCAACTAGTTAAGAGCCATATGAAGTACAATAGGTTGAGTAAGGATGTTTCCAAAACTTCTTCTTAG